Proteins encoded together in one Prochlorococcus marinus str. MIT 9211 window:
- the rplT gene encoding 50S ribosomal protein L20, with translation MSRVKRGNVARKRRNKILRIAKGYRGGNGKLFRTANQRVMKALCNAYRDRKRRKRDFRRLWIARINAAARLNGMSYSKLMGNLKKADVRINRKMLAQLAVIDPKSFKNVVTHSQK, from the coding sequence ATGTCACGCGTAAAAAGAGGAAATGTTGCTAGGAAAAGAAGAAACAAAATTCTTCGCATAGCCAAAGGCTATCGAGGTGGCAATGGAAAACTGTTTAGAACGGCCAACCAACGTGTCATGAAAGCACTTTGCAATGCATATAGAGATCGAAAACGTAGAAAACGTGATTTTCGACGCTTATGGATTGCTCGCATTAATGCAGCGGCAAGACTTAATGGGATGAGCTATAGCAAGTTAATGGGGAACTTAAAAAAAGCAGACGTGAGAATCAATAGAAAAATGTTGGCTCAGCTTGCAGTAATAGACCCAAAAAGTTTCAAGAATGTTGTTACACACAGTCAAAAATAA
- the rpmI gene encoding 50S ribosomal protein L35 codes for MPKLKTRKAAAKRFKVTGTGKFMRRRAFRNHLLDHKSTKLKRHLATKAVVDERDADNVSLMLPYS; via the coding sequence ATGCCTAAACTAAAAACTCGTAAAGCAGCCGCTAAGCGGTTCAAAGTTACGGGTACTGGCAAATTTATGCGGCGAAGAGCCTTCCGTAATCATCTGCTCGATCATAAGAGCACCAAGTTAAAGCGCCATCTTGCTACTAAAGCAGTCGTAGATGAGCGCGATGCGGATAATGTAAGTCTCATGCTTCCATATAGCTAA
- a CDS encoding DNA polymerase III subunit gamma/tau produces the protein MSNTYAPLHNKYRPQSFDDLVGQKVIASTLKQALLTNRIAPAYLFCGPRGTGKTSSARILARSLNCLNVEEPTINPCCQCNLCQTISAGNALDVIEIDAASNTGVDNIRDLIEKSKFAPVIARWKIYVIDECHMLSAAAFNALLKTLEEPPSRVVFILATTDPQRLLPTIISRCQRFDFSQIELNDLINHLQEIANKEEIGIEKEAINLVARRSQGGLRDAQSMLDQLSLLPQPITVNAVLDLLGEVSEEKLLDLAMALTKKDPLNLLLICRELINNGKDPMGILQGLASILRDLVLKNAAPDYPDLCSISQESHQKLSEIASLVEPERLLQWQSHLKGSENNLRHSSQPRLWLEVLLLGLLNEPFNTKLETQVNAARANISYTSQERHEPSENPNKNNPNLENKNVADKHQSSLEKNVNVKETNSGLSEAWEQVLARIDLPSTRMLLSQQAQLVGLSENKAEINVAENWLGMIESRKSLLEKAINEALGQERKLILNSQSRLSVNTEKKIKVSDKHLKQTSTETAQDIKPKESPINNIDSSKFQSEKKDESNKFINGKAEEFAKFFNGEVINIDKKT, from the coding sequence ATGAGCAATACATATGCACCGCTGCATAACAAATATCGTCCTCAAAGTTTTGACGACTTAGTAGGTCAAAAAGTAATTGCAAGTACTCTTAAGCAAGCACTGCTGACTAATCGCATAGCACCTGCTTATCTATTTTGTGGCCCTCGAGGAACTGGTAAAACATCTAGTGCGCGTATTTTAGCTCGATCTCTGAATTGTTTGAATGTTGAAGAGCCAACCATCAATCCCTGCTGTCAATGCAATCTTTGCCAAACAATTTCAGCAGGGAATGCCCTAGACGTTATTGAGATAGATGCTGCTTCGAATACTGGAGTAGATAATATCCGTGATCTTATAGAAAAGTCTAAGTTCGCTCCAGTAATAGCTCGATGGAAAATTTATGTAATTGATGAATGTCATATGCTTTCTGCAGCTGCTTTTAATGCTCTTCTAAAGACTTTAGAAGAGCCTCCATCAAGAGTTGTTTTTATACTTGCTACAACTGATCCACAACGTCTTCTACCAACAATTATCAGTAGATGCCAAAGATTTGATTTTAGTCAAATCGAACTAAATGATTTAATCAATCATTTACAAGAAATTGCCAATAAAGAAGAAATTGGTATTGAAAAAGAAGCAATAAATTTAGTCGCTAGACGTTCACAAGGTGGCTTGAGGGATGCACAAAGTATGCTTGACCAATTAAGCCTTCTCCCGCAACCAATCACAGTCAATGCCGTATTAGATTTATTGGGAGAAGTTTCCGAGGAAAAGCTACTTGACCTTGCAATGGCTTTAACAAAGAAAGACCCTCTTAATTTACTACTAATTTGTAGAGAGCTTATTAATAATGGCAAGGATCCAATGGGAATTCTTCAAGGACTAGCATCAATTCTCAGAGATTTAGTACTAAAAAATGCAGCTCCCGATTATCCTGACCTATGCAGTATTTCACAAGAATCTCATCAGAAACTTTCGGAAATTGCAAGTCTAGTTGAACCAGAACGACTATTACAATGGCAATCGCACCTCAAAGGTTCAGAAAATAATCTTCGACATAGTTCTCAACCAAGACTTTGGCTGGAAGTTCTACTATTAGGACTGTTAAATGAACCTTTCAATACAAAACTGGAAACTCAAGTTAATGCAGCAAGAGCAAATATCTCATACACATCTCAAGAAAGGCATGAGCCATCTGAAAATCCCAATAAGAATAATCCAAATTTAGAAAATAAGAATGTAGCAGATAAGCATCAGTCCTCTTTAGAGAAAAATGTAAATGTGAAGGAAACAAATAGCGGTTTATCAGAAGCTTGGGAACAAGTATTAGCCCGTATAGACTTACCATCAACAAGAATGCTTTTATCACAACAAGCACAACTAGTTGGGTTGTCAGAAAATAAGGCAGAAATTAATGTTGCAGAAAATTGGCTAGGAATGATAGAAAGTCGAAAAAGTCTTCTGGAAAAAGCAATTAATGAAGCACTAGGTCAGGAAAGGAAATTAATTCTAAATTCCCAATCAAGATTATCTGTTAATACAGAGAAGAAGATAAAAGTCAGTGATAAACATTTAAAGCAAACTTCTACAGAGACAGCACAAGATATTAAACCTAAGGAAAGTCCAATTAATAATATAGATTCTTCAAAATTTCAATCAGAAAAGAAAGATGAAAGCAATAAATTTATCAATGGAAAGGCAGAGGAATTCGCTAAATTCTTTAATGGAGAAGTTATTAATATCGATAAGAAGACTTAA
- a CDS encoding glycosyltransferase: MAFAATNGRNRRGKASLFLICCVLLGLCPYLIPASISLLPALILAVLLGIYGLSIVLREIDNRFDQSKLVAFTPEEYQSLPMVDVVVSARDEENVVERLVERLISIRYPKDKITRMIIDDGSKDKTSILLNQLTQTFQEIQVLNRSRSSGGGKSGALNYALSKLNGKWIFILDADAQFNDDILLRIIPFAEKYGLSAVQLRKAVINSGKNLLTHCQSMEMAMDAFIQQGRIFVGGVGELRGNGQLIERNILNKCGGFNEDTLTDDLDLSFRLLIVGANVGLLWNPPIQEEAVESLGSLWRQRNRWAEGGLQRFFDYWSFLFSGRLGFVKKLDLGCFFTLQYVLPVVSSVDLLIATWTHSFPLYWPLSCIALSVSGVAYFRGCRRKSQGPDLPSPKLLRLLISVIYLIHWFIVIPWVTIKMAVLPKKLVWNKTTHQGN; the protein is encoded by the coding sequence ATGGCCTTTGCAGCTACAAATGGCAGAAATCGCCGCGGAAAGGCCAGCTTATTCTTGATTTGCTGCGTTTTATTAGGCTTATGTCCTTATTTAATTCCCGCATCAATAAGCTTATTGCCAGCATTAATATTGGCTGTATTGCTAGGAATTTATGGTTTGTCGATTGTTTTAAGAGAGATAGATAATCGTTTTGATCAATCTAAATTGGTTGCTTTTACTCCAGAGGAATACCAATCTCTCCCAATGGTAGATGTTGTGGTTTCAGCTAGAGATGAAGAGAATGTTGTTGAGAGATTAGTGGAACGTCTAATTTCTATTAGATATCCAAAGGATAAAATAACTAGAATGATTATTGATGATGGAAGTAAAGATAAGACGTCCATTTTATTGAATCAATTAACCCAAACTTTTCAAGAAATTCAAGTCTTAAATCGATCAAGATCTTCCGGAGGAGGCAAGTCTGGCGCACTTAATTATGCGCTATCTAAACTGAATGGTAAATGGATTTTTATTCTTGATGCAGATGCACAGTTTAATGATGATATTTTGTTGAGGATTATTCCTTTTGCGGAGAAATATGGTTTATCTGCCGTTCAATTAAGAAAGGCAGTTATAAACTCAGGAAAGAATTTATTGACTCATTGCCAGTCTATGGAAATGGCAATGGATGCTTTTATCCAGCAAGGAAGAATCTTCGTAGGAGGAGTGGGTGAATTAAGAGGAAATGGTCAGCTTATAGAGAGAAATATATTGAATAAATGTGGAGGCTTTAATGAAGATACTTTGACTGATGATCTTGATTTGAGTTTTAGGCTATTGATTGTTGGCGCTAATGTCGGTTTGCTTTGGAATCCTCCTATTCAGGAAGAAGCAGTTGAATCTTTAGGGTCTTTGTGGCGACAAAGAAATAGATGGGCAGAAGGTGGATTACAACGTTTTTTTGACTATTGGTCTTTTCTCTTTTCCGGAAGGCTCGGCTTTGTCAAAAAACTTGACTTAGGATGTTTCTTCACTCTTCAATATGTATTGCCTGTCGTATCTTCTGTAGACTTGTTAATTGCCACTTGGACTCACTCATTTCCCTTGTACTGGCCTTTATCATGTATTGCTTTGAGTGTATCTGGAGTGGCCTATTTTCGAGGTTGCAGAAGAAAATCTCAAGGCCCAGACTTACCTTCTCCTAAATTACTTAGATTATTAATATCTGTCATTTACCTGATTCACTGGTTTATTGTTATTCCTTGGGTAACAATAAAAATGGCAGTCTTACCTAAGAAATTAGTTTGGAACAAGACTACTCACCAAGGTAATTAA
- a CDS encoding tetratricopeptide repeat protein, producing the protein MNLSLPQTYLIGLSVLLAIIAVLVGRQVLKVRKDEIELIKLEQSGNSESNDSAKLYELASVQLKKRLYPQAIATLKKSIKALKDEPNDAKAIIENALGFALAAQDKFKEAITHYQKAIKEKPDYPVAINNLAFAKLKLLEENEAFELYQSVLTMDPKNKTAKKQISKMQKRKEFSTDNIVYKKGF; encoded by the coding sequence ATGAACCTCTCACTCCCCCAAACATATCTGATAGGTCTAAGTGTCTTATTAGCAATAATCGCAGTTTTAGTTGGTAGACAAGTTCTAAAAGTTAGGAAAGATGAAATAGAGTTAATCAAATTAGAGCAAAGTGGTAACAGTGAATCTAATGATTCAGCAAAGTTGTATGAGTTAGCTTCTGTTCAATTAAAAAAGAGATTATATCCTCAAGCAATCGCAACACTAAAAAAATCCATTAAAGCACTAAAGGACGAACCAAATGATGCAAAGGCAATTATTGAAAATGCATTAGGGTTTGCACTTGCGGCACAAGATAAATTTAAAGAAGCCATAACACATTATCAAAAAGCAATTAAAGAAAAGCCTGATTATCCTGTTGCAATAAACAATTTGGCTTTTGCAAAGCTAAAGTTATTGGAAGAAAATGAAGCTTTTGAACTATATCAATCAGTTTTAACTATGGATCCAAAGAACAAAACTGCAAAAAAACAAATTTCTAAAATGCAAAAGAGAAAAGAGTTTTCTACAGATAATATAGTTTACAAAAAAGGTTTTTAA
- a CDS encoding SpoIID/LytB domain-containing protein, with product MIRTLIPRISLVFGCFLLAQGIFDRSKANNLLEPNIVHSTHEQIEAPRSIISANGDLLVGLEPYLGRSLLQDIPSPDLNLISGGKKPLILKDQSGLVHKSVDITIGWEKVPLKTLKTFSRQVLGPFASFESAQSVSALLDDQGVENIIAHPLDWEIWIAADINLPKSFQARSFEEKISHEIKPFLKVRNAKFFLNGNSTIDAAEGLRWKGGLYSGSFILQKDAYQSWTLVERVDLEKYLLGVVPHEIGSSSPLSALSAQAVLARTWALANSKRFEIDGYHLCSNTQCQVYKDPQKAEIEVQEAIKKTSGKVLTWEGTPINAVYHATNGGVMASANEAWSIDSVPYLQTQFDGSKRWSKQFALPLNQKSMIQTLLAKRDGAYGNNHYLFRWRRKISASELQEALLPLRKKFGRPQKLQILERGPSGRVIALEISGRRNESPIILRRDAIRRRLRSLPSTLFWLRKLKEGGWEFIGGGFGHGAGLSQAGATDLALRGWSTQNILKHYYPGTTYESLR from the coding sequence TTGATTAGGACATTAATTCCACGAATATCACTGGTATTTGGATGCTTCTTGTTAGCCCAAGGTATTTTTGATCGCTCTAAAGCAAATAACTTGCTGGAACCAAATATTGTCCATTCTACTCACGAACAGATTGAAGCTCCTAGATCAATTATCTCTGCGAACGGTGACCTCTTAGTGGGTTTAGAGCCTTATCTGGGTAGGAGCTTATTGCAAGATATTCCTTCACCTGACTTGAATTTAATAAGTGGTGGAAAGAAGCCATTAATTTTGAAAGATCAATCAGGATTAGTTCATAAATCAGTTGATATAACTATTGGTTGGGAAAAGGTTCCTCTCAAAACTTTAAAAACTTTTTCTCGACAAGTGTTGGGTCCTTTTGCGAGTTTTGAGTCAGCTCAAAGTGTTTCGGCTCTATTAGATGATCAAGGAGTAGAAAATATTATTGCGCACCCTTTGGATTGGGAAATTTGGATAGCAGCAGATATAAACCTTCCTAAGTCTTTTCAAGCAAGGAGTTTTGAGGAAAAGATCTCGCATGAAATTAAACCTTTTTTGAAAGTCAGAAATGCGAAATTCTTTTTAAATGGAAATTCAACTATAGATGCGGCTGAGGGTTTGAGATGGAAGGGTGGTTTATATTCGGGCTCATTTATTTTGCAGAAGGATGCATATCAAAGTTGGACTTTGGTTGAACGTGTTGATCTTGAAAAATATTTACTGGGAGTAGTGCCTCATGAGATTGGTTCTTCTTCTCCCTTATCAGCTTTAAGTGCACAGGCTGTATTGGCTCGAACATGGGCATTAGCCAATTCAAAGCGTTTTGAAATAGATGGATATCATTTGTGCAGTAATACACAGTGTCAAGTTTATAAAGACCCTCAGAAAGCTGAAATAGAAGTTCAAGAGGCAATTAAAAAAACATCCGGCAAAGTTTTAACTTGGGAAGGAACACCAATTAATGCTGTTTATCATGCAACTAATGGTGGTGTAATGGCTTCCGCGAATGAAGCCTGGTCTATAGATTCTGTTCCTTATTTGCAAACACAATTTGATGGTTCTAAGAGATGGTCTAAGCAATTTGCTTTACCACTCAATCAGAAATCTATGATTCAAACTTTGTTGGCTAAAAGAGATGGAGCTTATGGCAACAACCATTATTTATTTAGATGGCGTAGGAAAATTTCAGCTTCAGAGTTGCAAGAAGCGTTACTTCCTTTGAGGAAAAAATTTGGAAGGCCTCAAAAACTACAGATTCTTGAAAGAGGGCCTAGTGGCAGAGTTATTGCCTTGGAAATATCTGGGCGAAGAAATGAATCTCCGATAATTCTTCGCAGAGATGCTATTAGAAGACGGTTGAGAAGTTTACCAAGTACACTTTTTTGGCTTAGAAAACTGAAAGAAGGTGGCTGGGAATTTATTGGTGGAGGCTTTGGCCATGGCGCAGGTTTGTCTCAAGCAGGTGCAACTGATTTGGCCCTTCGAGGATGGTCAACCCAAAATATCCTTAAGCATTATTACCCTGGAACAACATATGAATCTTTACGTTAG